The proteins below are encoded in one region of Winogradskyella helgolandensis:
- a CDS encoding DUF4139 domain-containing protein: protein MITQPKFLKTLLIFIFLLGVQFTNAFQQPSKIKTVTVYLDGAEINRESSVKLNSGKSEITFNGLSPYIEESSIQISGLKDASILSINYGINYLSKQKQNDSILTLQNELKLLDDKIIYQYNLISGYNEELSLIQNNKKLGNASEVVSLEKLKTFATYYRTRITELKIDINKSNSEIEKHEESKADITKQLLELNVDEKVQTGEITLKLNSDIATSLNLKLKYNIKNAGWFPIYDLKAEKINSPISLEYKAHVFQNSGCDWTDINLVLSTSDPNTNNEKPVVNPKYLNFISGYNNYQSQRATRSYNYKYNPLVKHVSGVVSTSSDGLPLPGVSVIEKGTSNGIQTDFDGRYTLKTTTGNSIVYSYVGMKTEELPIHSSIMNVTLDDDVNTLDEVVVVGYGTTTKETFKTPGFINKVQLMIDDDFEEDVKPVNYTATGHVVETGITNTRFEINKKHSIPSDGDISVIEIDKFSVPATYNYFAAPVLNENVFLTAKIGNWEQYNLLPAEANVYFEGSYSGKTNINPSATTDSLTVSLGVDPNIIVKRKQLNDFKKTTFIGNNKVIQKAFEIEIKNNKQSDIQLTVLDRIPKSQAKTIKIDDIETGNSSYDEDKGILKWTFNLKSSATENVKHSYSVKFPKGKRVNL, encoded by the coding sequence ATGATCACACAACCAAAATTCTTAAAAACACTTCTTATTTTTATATTTTTATTAGGAGTACAATTCACTAATGCATTTCAGCAACCAAGTAAAATTAAAACAGTTACCGTATATTTAGATGGTGCTGAAATTAACCGTGAATCTTCAGTAAAACTCAATTCAGGTAAATCAGAAATTACGTTTAACGGTTTATCACCATATATTGAGGAAAGCAGTATTCAAATTTCAGGATTAAAGGACGCCTCTATTCTATCTATTAATTATGGGATCAATTATTTATCTAAACAAAAGCAAAACGATTCTATTTTAACACTACAAAATGAATTGAAATTATTAGATGATAAAATTATTTATCAATACAATTTAATATCTGGTTACAACGAAGAGTTAAGTCTTATTCAGAATAATAAGAAATTAGGTAATGCATCTGAAGTCGTAAGTTTAGAAAAGCTTAAAACTTTTGCTACCTATTATAGAACACGAATTACAGAGTTAAAAATTGATATTAACAAATCTAATTCCGAAATTGAAAAGCATGAAGAATCAAAGGCTGATATTACTAAACAATTATTAGAATTAAACGTTGATGAAAAAGTACAAACCGGTGAGATTACACTAAAATTGAATAGTGATATCGCAACATCTTTAAATTTAAAACTGAAATACAACATCAAAAATGCAGGTTGGTTTCCTATTTACGATCTAAAAGCAGAGAAAATTAATAGCCCAATTAGTTTAGAATATAAAGCACATGTCTTTCAGAATTCTGGTTGCGACTGGACTGATATTAATTTGGTGCTTTCTACAAGTGACCCTAATACCAATAATGAAAAACCAGTTGTAAACCCTAAGTATTTAAATTTTATAAGTGGTTACAATAATTACCAATCGCAACGTGCCACCAGAAGTTATAACTATAAGTACAATCCATTGGTGAAACATGTTTCTGGTGTAGTATCGACTTCATCTGATGGTCTACCATTACCAGGAGTTAGTGTCATTGAAAAAGGAACTTCTAATGGCATACAAACTGATTTCGATGGTCGTTACACATTAAAAACAACCACAGGTAATAGTATTGTGTATTCCTATGTTGGCATGAAGACGGAAGAATTACCTATTCATTCTAGTATTATGAACGTAACTCTTGATGATGATGTTAATACTTTGGATGAAGTTGTTGTGGTTGGTTATGGCACAACAACTAAAGAAACGTTTAAAACACCAGGATTTATAAATAAAGTCCAATTAATGATAGATGATGACTTTGAGGAAGATGTAAAACCTGTAAATTATACAGCAACAGGACATGTCGTAGAAACAGGCATTACCAATACCAGATTCGAAATTAATAAAAAACACAGTATTCCTTCTGATGGCGATATTTCCGTCATTGAAATCGATAAATTCAGTGTGCCTGCAACCTATAATTATTTTGCAGCACCTGTTTTAAATGAGAATGTCTTCTTAACTGCTAAAATCGGAAATTGGGAACAGTACAATTTATTACCTGCAGAAGCTAATGTGTATTTTGAAGGGAGTTATTCTGGTAAAACAAACATTAATCCGAGCGCAACAACAGATAGTTTAACAGTGTCACTTGGAGTAGATCCTAATATTATTGTGAAGCGTAAGCAGCTTAATGATTTTAAAAAGACTACATTTATTGGAAATAATAAAGTGATTCAAAAAGCTTTTGAAATTGAAATTAAAAATAACAAACAATCCGATATTCAATTAACTGTTTTAGATCGCATTCCTAAAAGTCAGGCTAAAACCATAAAGATTGATGACATTGAAACTGGAAACTCTAGCTATGATGAAGACAAAGGTATCTTAAAGTGGACTTTTAATTTAAAATCTAGTGCAACAGAAAATGTTAAACATTCCTATTCCGTAAAATTTCCGAAAGGAAAGCGCGTTAACTTATAA
- a CDS encoding sulfurtransferase, which produces MEIKHLNSDLVSVEWLHTHRDATNLIVLDATINKVISPDSTRIPNARFFDIKQKFSDISAPFPSTLPSKEQFQKEAQLLGINNDSVIVVYDDKGIYSSARVWWLFKVFGFKNVAVLDGGLLQWQQEGFQVDNYADEVYPLGDFVAEFHAHLMTDFNGVNEFRNEKDTLVVDARSEDRFLCKVDEPKEGLRRGTIPNSKNLPYTVLFDGNTMKTKDELQTIFDDLVENETQMVFSCGSGITACILALAATLCKYNELIVYDGSWTEYGSLTQNK; this is translated from the coding sequence TTGGAAATAAAACATTTAAATTCAGATTTAGTTTCGGTTGAATGGCTTCATACACACCGTGATGCTACTAATTTAATAGTGCTAGATGCCACAATTAATAAGGTGATCAGTCCTGATTCAACACGAATTCCCAATGCTAGATTTTTTGATATTAAACAAAAATTTAGTGATATTTCGGCACCTTTTCCAAGTACTTTACCTTCCAAAGAACAATTTCAAAAAGAAGCGCAGTTATTAGGAATTAATAATGATTCTGTCATTGTGGTTTATGATGATAAAGGCATTTATTCAAGTGCAAGAGTTTGGTGGTTATTTAAGGTTTTTGGTTTTAAAAATGTCGCTGTTTTAGATGGAGGCTTACTACAATGGCAACAAGAAGGTTTTCAAGTTGATAATTATGCAGATGAAGTGTATCCTTTGGGTGATTTTGTTGCAGAATTCCATGCACATTTAATGACAGACTTTAACGGTGTTAATGAATTCCGCAATGAGAAAGACACTTTAGTTGTTGATGCGCGTTCTGAAGATCGTTTTCTGTGTAAGGTAGACGAACCCAAAGAAGGCTTGCGACGAGGCACTATTCCGAATTCTAAAAATTTACCCTACACCGTATTATTTGATGGTAATACAATGAAGACAAAAGACGAACTTCAAACCATCTTTGATGATTTAGTAGAAAATGAAACTCAAATGGTTTTTAGTTGTGGCTCAGGTATTACAGCTTGTATTTTAGCGTTGGCTGCCACACTTTGTAAATATAATGAATTAATAGTCTATGATGGCTCATGGACAGAATATGGAAGTTTAACCCAAAATAAGTAA
- a CDS encoding dicarboxylate/amino acid:cation symporter: MKKLALHWKIIIGMVLGIIWALLSSTMGWSQFTIDWIDPFGTIFINLLKLIAVPLVLFSIISGVANIGDPKSLGRMGGKTLGIYLITTIMAISLGLLLVNVIKPGELIDEQSRIDNRISYEIWAASEGHVIKDGINYLQDPEFFERAQEISELSKSELKEASVADKMETVKSRKETTPLQPLVDIVPSNFFHSLSNNGLMLQIIFFAIFFGVCLLFVPTEKSQPVLNLVNGVNDVFLKMVDIVMQGAPFFVFALLAGVVSKMAGDDIGKVVEIFKGLSWYSITVLAGLLLMIFVIYPLILKLFVKQIPYKGFFKSMSPAQTLAFSTSSSAATLPVTMECVEENLGVDKKISSFVLPIGATVNMDGTSMYQAVAVIFLAQMHMIDLTIGQQITVVLTATLASIGSAAVPSAGLVMLIIVLSSVGLNPAWIAIIFPVDRILDMFRTVVNVTGDATVCSIIADGENMLDYHDHENPTETFDLDS; this comes from the coding sequence ATGAAAAAACTAGCACTACATTGGAAGATTATTATAGGAATGGTTCTCGGAATCATTTGGGCTTTACTATCAAGCACAATGGGTTGGAGTCAATTCACTATAGATTGGATTGATCCCTTTGGAACTATTTTTATCAATCTATTAAAGCTAATTGCTGTTCCATTAGTGTTATTTTCTATAATTAGTGGTGTTGCTAATATTGGAGACCCAAAGAGTTTAGGTAGAATGGGAGGTAAGACCTTAGGCATTTACTTAATCACAACAATAATGGCGATTTCGTTAGGATTACTCTTAGTCAATGTCATTAAACCAGGTGAACTTATTGATGAACAAAGTAGAATCGATAACCGTATCAGCTATGAAATTTGGGCTGCAAGTGAAGGTCATGTTATAAAAGATGGTATAAACTATCTTCAAGATCCAGAATTTTTTGAACGCGCTCAAGAGATTTCGGAATTATCTAAAAGCGAATTAAAAGAAGCTTCTGTAGCAGATAAAATGGAAACGGTTAAAAGTCGCAAAGAAACCACACCGTTACAACCACTAGTAGATATTGTTCCTAGTAACTTTTTCCATTCGTTATCCAATAATGGGTTAATGTTACAAATTATCTTTTTTGCTATTTTCTTTGGTGTGTGTTTATTGTTTGTACCAACAGAGAAGTCACAACCTGTACTCAATTTAGTAAATGGAGTTAATGACGTCTTTCTTAAGATGGTTGATATTGTTATGCAAGGTGCTCCGTTTTTTGTATTTGCTCTGTTAGCAGGTGTTGTAAGTAAAATGGCCGGTGATGATATTGGTAAGGTCGTCGAGATTTTCAAAGGATTAAGTTGGTACTCAATTACCGTTTTAGCAGGCTTGCTTTTAATGATATTTGTAATTTATCCACTGATTTTAAAGCTTTTTGTAAAGCAAATACCCTATAAAGGCTTTTTTAAATCTATGAGTCCTGCGCAAACTTTAGCATTTTCAACATCGAGTAGTGCGGCCACACTTCCGGTAACTATGGAGTGTGTAGAAGAAAACTTAGGTGTCGATAAAAAAATAAGCAGTTTTGTACTTCCTATTGGAGCAACCGTTAATATGGATGGTACAAGTATGTATCAAGCTGTTGCAGTTATATTTTTAGCGCAAATGCATATGATAGATTTAACAATAGGGCAACAAATAACTGTAGTATTAACAGCAACTTTAGCTTCTATTGGTTCAGCAGCTGTACCAAGTGCAGGTTTAGTAATGTTGATTATTGTATTGAGTTCTGTGGGATTAAATCCTGCTTGGATTGCTATTATTTTTCCAGTAGATAGAATATTAGATATGTTTAGAACTGTGGTGAATGTTACAGGTGATGCCACGGTATGTTCCATTATTGCAGACGGTGAAAATATGTTAGATTACCATGATCATGAAAATCCAACAGAGACGTTCGATTTAGATTCTTAA
- the aroC gene encoding chorismate synthase, with the protein MAGNSFGKLFKLTTYGESHGKAIGGIIDGCPSGIKLDLEAIQYELDRRKPGQSKIVTQRKEPDTVEFYSGVFEGYTTGTPIGFVIHNTNQKSKDYTHIKDVYRPSHADYTYDKKYGVRDYRGGGRSSARETASRVVAGAIAKQMISTIKINAFTSSVGEIFIDKPYQDLDFSKTESNVIRCPDEATAEKMITKVEEIKKQGDTIGGTITCVIQNVPIGLGEPVFDKLHAELGKAMLSINAVKGFEYGSGFCGAKMKGSEHNDLFNEDGTTKTNLSGGVQGGISNGMDIYFRVAFKPVATVIQKQDALNSAGEIVEMQGKGRHDPCVVPRAVPIVEAMAALVIADNVLLRRQESRDW; encoded by the coding sequence ATGGCAGGAAATTCATTCGGAAAATTATTTAAACTTACAACTTACGGTGAATCACACGGTAAAGCAATTGGAGGCATTATAGACGGCTGTCCATCAGGAATAAAGCTCGATTTAGAGGCTATTCAATACGAATTAGATCGCAGAAAACCTGGGCAATCTAAAATAGTTACTCAACGTAAAGAACCAGATACGGTAGAATTTTATTCAGGTGTTTTTGAAGGTTACACCACAGGAACTCCAATTGGTTTTGTAATCCACAACACCAATCAGAAATCTAAAGACTACACACATATCAAAGATGTGTACCGTCCTAGTCATGCCGATTACACCTATGATAAAAAATATGGAGTAAGAGACTATAGAGGAGGAGGACGAAGTTCTGCTCGCGAAACAGCATCACGAGTGGTTGCGGGTGCAATTGCAAAACAAATGATTAGCACTATTAAAATAAATGCATTTACCTCTTCGGTAGGTGAAATTTTTATTGATAAACCGTATCAAGATTTAGATTTTAGTAAAACTGAATCTAATGTTATTCGTTGCCCAGATGAAGCTACAGCAGAGAAAATGATTACCAAAGTAGAAGAAATTAAAAAACAAGGCGATACCATAGGAGGTACAATCACTTGCGTTATCCAAAATGTACCAATTGGTTTAGGTGAACCTGTTTTTGATAAGCTTCATGCGGAATTAGGAAAAGCCATGTTATCCATAAATGCCGTAAAAGGTTTTGAATATGGAAGTGGATTCTGTGGTGCAAAAATGAAAGGAAGTGAGCATAACGATTTGTTTAATGAAGATGGCACTACAAAAACCAATTTATCCGGTGGAGTGCAAGGTGGCATTTCTAACGGTATGGATATCTATTTTAGAGTCGCTTTTAAACCCGTGGCAACAGTTATTCAAAAACAAGATGCCTTAAATAGTGCTGGTGAAATTGTAGAAATGCAAGGTAAAGGCAGACACGATCCTTGCGTAGTGCCAAGAGCAGTACCAATTGTTGAGGCTATGGCAGCTCTAGTAATAGCAGATAATGTACTCTTGAGAAGACAAGAGTCTCGTGATTGGTAA
- a CDS encoding UDP-2,3-diacylglucosamine diphosphatase has translation MKIRRKIEIAVISDVHLGTYGCQAKQLLTYLNSIEPKKLILNGDIVDIWQFKKRYFPKSHLSVIKKIMDFAANGTEVIYITGNHDEMLRKFTDTEIGNISIVNKLVLELDGKRAWFFHGDVFDISIQNAKWLAKLGGWGYDFLILINQLTNWFSDKMGKERYSLSKKIKNGVKGAVKYISDFEEVATDLAIENGYDYVICGHIHQPKMLIKKNKQGKTTYLNSGDWVENFTALEYQFKRWKIYNYNEDKLSAFYADEDIKDMDIKDLIAAITIVEQPKSDKKKKNKDND, from the coding sequence GTGAAAATAAGACGAAAAATAGAAATAGCAGTCATTTCAGATGTGCATCTTGGCACTTACGGTTGCCAAGCCAAACAATTATTAACGTATCTGAATAGCATTGAGCCCAAAAAACTAATCCTCAATGGTGATATAGTTGATATTTGGCAATTTAAAAAACGTTACTTTCCTAAATCACACCTTAGCGTTATTAAGAAAATAATGGATTTTGCAGCCAATGGCACTGAGGTCATTTATATTACTGGAAATCATGATGAAATGTTACGAAAGTTTACGGATACTGAAATAGGAAATATTTCAATTGTAAATAAATTGGTTTTAGAGCTAGACGGAAAACGTGCATGGTTTTTTCATGGTGATGTTTTTGATATTTCAATTCAAAATGCAAAATGGTTAGCTAAGCTTGGTGGTTGGGGTTATGATTTTTTAATTCTCATTAATCAATTAACAAATTGGTTTTCAGATAAGATGGGTAAAGAGCGGTATTCGTTATCCAAAAAGATAAAAAACGGCGTAAAAGGAGCTGTAAAATATATCAGTGATTTTGAAGAAGTCGCCACGGATTTAGCAATAGAAAACGGTTATGATTATGTGATTTGTGGACACATTCACCAACCAAAAATGTTAATAAAGAAAAATAAACAAGGCAAAACAACCTATTTAAATTCTGGCGATTGGGTGGAAAATTTCACTGCTCTAGAGTATCAATTTAAACGTTGGAAAATCTACAACTACAACGAGGATAAATTGTCCGCTTTTTATGCCGATGAAGATATTAAGGATATGGACATTAAAGATTTAATTGCAGCCATAACCATAGTGGAACAACCAAAATCTGATAAAAAGAAAAAGAATAAAGATAACGATTAA